The Sulfolobus sp. A20 genomic interval TTTCAAATATTAATTTATTATCAATTAAAACAATTGATAGACCTAAAGTGAGACCACCGTTATATAGTCTACTTGATCTCCCCGAACCTTGAAGATAAGTTATAACATCAGGATAGGTCATATAATAACTTGAATTTTCATAACTTATTACAAAATTATCAGATATTATTGTACTACTATTTATATCTTTTAATTTATCTTTTATTAACGATATATATTCTAATAGATTACTCTTAATTCTTTGTAATTTCTCATTATTTATATCTTCATTATTCAGTATAGAGTATCTTATAAGCTGTGCCTCAGAATAGTTAAGAAATAGAACATCATTCTGTATCCTTGACACATCGAGTCCTAAAACCTTAGCTACTCTAAGTAGGGTAAATGGATTAGATATGGCGTTATATAACTTAATTCTTGTCTTAGGAACTCCATAAAATACCACATACTTTAATTTCTTAGGTTCATCAATCCCCCTTACAGCTACACCATAATATGAAGCTGAACCGATTAAGACATCTACTTTACCACTAGAGAACTCATCCAAGAACCTCCTACCACTTATCGCTAGCTTTGTCTCTAAACCAAATTCTTGTATTTCATCCTTTATTTTCTTCATCATATCTCTTCCTAATTCTTTGGAAACTAGAATTAAACCGCCGCTTCCCAATTTTTGGATAATCGATAAATCCAGATTTTCCTCATATGAATCTATGATATTTCTGGCATAGAGTTGAACAGAAGCCGGTTCGAATCCAGTTAACAATCGTAATGCTTTCTGTTTTATGCCTTTGGGTCTTATAGTCGCGCTTGCTACAACCAATTGAGATATTTTTTCATTAAAACTTGCTATCTTTAGTTCTAAATCCCTTATTCTCTCCTTAATCTCATCATTATCGCTATTAAGTAGAAACTTTTGTTTTAGTCTAGTCAGCTGGATCGCACTATTGTACACTTCTCTTGGTACGCCAAGCAACGAAACTAGTCTATCTGTAGTTTTACCGCTTTTCACTACTGCATCGGCATCATCTATAATAACTAGTTTAGGCTTAACAGTGATAGTATCGGAGTTCTTATTCAAGTAGCTTACAGTAATTACATTTAACTTATGATCTTCAACTTTACCACATGAAACCTCTCCCCCTAATTTTCTTAGTCTTTCGCATACCTGATCCACTAATGATTTAGTAGGTACAATGTAAACTACGTCTTCATTTAAGTATGTTGAATATACCATTAATGTCGTGGTTTTTCCTAACCCCGTTGGGGCTGACAATGTAAAACTTTGATTATCTACGAGCCTCTTTAACCATAATTTCTGTAGTGACCAAGGCTGATAGCCCGTTTTTCTCCTAAAATACTCAAATACCTTTTCGTATAGTGAAACATTATAGTATAAACTCCAATAGTTTATAATTTTTCCATTATTAATTAATATTTCATATATGGTTTTTATTTTTGTTAATTGATCTTGTATATCAATATGGTTAACATCTTGCAAACAATTATCACAAGGTAGTCCTTTGATTAATCTGCTGGAGGATATTTCATTACCACAGTTAGGACAAGCGTTAAGATACTTTATATTAATCATAGCTAAAAGAATAATTAGACTGGTAAGATCTTTTAAAATAGTTATCAGAGTGTTACTATTTTCGGTTAACTTTTTTAGCTTCATATTAATGTGTATTTGAGACCAAATAGGTGGAAAAGATGAGCAGCGCAACTCCAACTCCAAGTAATGTAGTGTTAATAGGAAAGAAACCAGTAATGAATTATGTATTAGCAGCTTTAACTCTGCTAAACCAAGGTGTTAGCGAAATAGTAATAAAAGCTAGAGGAAGAGCTATTAGTAAAGCTGTTGATACAGTAGAGATAGTAAGGAACAGATTCTTACCAGACAAGATCGAAATTAAGGAAATAAGAATTGGCAGCCAAGTAGTAACAAGCCAAGATGGCAAACAATCAAGAGTTTCTACAATCGAAATAGCAATAAGGAAAAAGTAACGATAATATAATTTTTTAGATCTTTCTTTTGCCATCCACTACTTTTAATAAGGCATTCGTAGTATATTATTATATGGCACAGCCTAATGTTAAAGTAGAATTCGAAGGAAAAGCAAAAATAGGAGAGCTTATGGGAAACTTTAAAGCAATACAGTTAAGACCAGAGGATTTTTCGAGTCCCTTAGCATTGCAAATGGCTTTATCAAGAATTTATTCTGAGCTAATGAACATGCTAAATCAAAGACAAGAAATACATTATGTAGCTGATGTTAAATTCACTGACTCAATGGGGAATCCGATAAGCGTAGGAGTAGATTTCGGTGATAAAATACCACCGCTTTCTAAAAAGGAGGTTAAAGTAAAAATTACTATTGAGTTTTACGACGAAGAGTAAGTCTCCTATCTAGATAACTCTTGCCTAAAAAAATCAGAACAAAGTCCTCAAAAGGATTTAGCTTATACTCGAAACTACCTAACTTAGTTATTAAACCTATTTTACTCATGTAACTTATACTATTATAAGATACTTTCTTTGAAAAATAAGGCTTTAAAACGTCTAAAGCTTCGCCGAGGTTAAACTTATCATATTTGAATTTCTTAAATAGTAGGAAATAGATTATGACCTCTCTCTTCTTTAACCATCTCATCTATACTACCTCATTAGCCTGGTTACTCATCAGAGATCAGACCTTACAAGTGCATTCATCTTTAATATATGTTTAACATAGGTTAGTTTATATGACTTACGTTGATGAGAATAGCAGAATTTGCAGACCTAATGAAGTAAAAAATATAGCAAAAGGAGATATAATAGTTACACAGCCAGCAACGTTAAATATCGATGGAAGAATACTTACTTTTCCTCCACTTTCGTTAATAAGTGAAAAATGTAAACACATAATAAGAACCTTAACATGGGTAGAAGGAATAAGAATTGATGATGAGCTTATTAATAAAGTGATTTATTTAGACCCGAAAGAGGATATTGAGTTTAATGACATTGAAATTTTAGAGCCCCAAGTAGCCTCAGCGTATACACTTAAGAGCCTTCTGGGGCAAAAGTTGAGAAAGGCTAAGATTATAAAAGCGGAAGGTGTTCCAATAATAAATGTAAATAAAATACCCATAGTTGGTATAAGGAATGGTTTAGTATACATCGGAATAAGACTATTAGGCGATGAAGATATTCTGTTTAGATTATTTGGTTACTCCTTATTGTACTACATGTCATCCAGTTCATCTGATTGATCAAAGCTCAAAATTTCAGTCTCCTTCCTTCTCCTTGCTTGATACTCTTCTGAAGTTCCACTAACGATTATCTCATATAACTTAGCTCGTTTACCATCATAAGGTCGTAATATCCTCCCTAGTCTTTGAATGAATTGCCTCCTTGAACCCGTACCAGTAACAATTATCCCTACGTTAGCATCTGGTATATCTATTCCTTCATCCCCTACAGTGGTTAATACTAAAATTCCACTGCTCATATTCTTAAAAGTATTCAAAACTCTTTTTCTCTCTTCCTTACTCATCTTTCCAGTTAACAGTAACGTATTGAACTTCTTCGCAATCTCTTCCGCCTGGTCGACGTACTGCGTAAATATTAATATTTTTCCCTTTTCATTTTTAAGTATTTCTTCCAATTCCTTAATTTTTCCTGAAGCAAAGTTAACTACTTTCTTAATTTCATTATAAATTTTCATTGCCTCTATCGCAGTTCCGTTACCTTGCTTAGCCAGAGTAATTAATTCGCTAACTTTCCTGCCATTAGACAGTTTCTTAAACTTATTTAATAAATCTAGATATTTTTTCCTCTCATCAATGGTTAACTTCACTTTTCTTTGAATTATGTCATACGAAGCTAAATACCCTTGCTTCACTAACTCGTAAGTTGACTTGAAGTAAACTACTCCACCTATTATCTTAAATAATTCTTCATGTTTTCCATCATCTCTGTAGGGAGTAGCTGATAAACCCATTCTAGCAGGTGCTACGATATTTTCAGCGATGACTTTAAACTTATCCGCAGGTAAATGATGTGCCTCATCGATTATAAGTAAATAGAATTTATCCTTCAATTCAGAAATGTGTCTATAAGCCGTGTGATACGTAGTAATAGTGATCGGTCTTATCTTTTTCTCCTCAGAATAATATAAGCCTATTTCTGGCCTATTTTTAGTAAACCTAATTATAGCTTCTCGCCATTGAAACATCTGCTCCTTAGTAAATGTAACTATAATTGAATTTTTTCTAACTAACTCTAAGGCTTTAACGCCTATAATAGTTTTTCCCGCTCCAGTAGGCAGTGCTATTACTCCCCGATAGTTATTCTCAACCCAACTTTTGATTGCTTCTTCTTGATAATACCTTAAATTACCGGTGAATTCAATATCAAAATCTTGGAATGCCAGATTTAATCCCATCACTTCTAATCCATTCTCTTTCAATTTTTTTAGAATATCGAAATAGTCCATAGGTCTTATAATAAACCTCTTATTAGCTTTGTCATACTTTACTACAAAATTTTTTAAAATATCGGCTAAATATACATATGGCTTTAATACTATTTTATCCCCGACTATTTCAAATCTAGCATCAATTAAATTATCTTTTAATTTATTTAAATCTTCTTGTGAAAGTTTTACATTCAAACTTTCCAATGTTTCCACAATATCATCAAGTTTTATCCTATTTCTCTTAGCCCTTTCTAAATCAATCATGAATTGAGATCCATTAGTATCTCTTCCCAAATAACGAGAAAACAATAACAATCTTTTAAAATCCTCTTCATCTATCCATTGCTTGATGTAGAAAGTCCTCGAGTACATCCTTAATCACTTCAACGTACTCAACCCTAACATTTGCACCAAATGTATTTATAAGCTCTGAAGGATTATCTATTTCGTAAATAAAAAAGGTATTACCATCGAATCTAGTGAAATTACCTATCAATCTCAAATTATATTTTGCTTTACTCATCATGAATATTTGGTATATATTTGCATTATAAGGATTAATATACAATATTAATCCATCTCCATTATCTAAAGTGAGACCTAAAAGATCTTTACCAAGTGTCTCCGCCTCTGAAATACCATATTCTAAGGCTTCTCTCAACCCGTACCAGGGTAAACTTTTTATGAGAGTATCAATATTCACACTTAACATATATTTAGAACCCAATTTATATCATCTACGCTATAACTAGAACCAACACGGGAAGATAAATCACGTAGTTTAGCTCTTTTAGTTAGATTCTAATAACTACGAATTACAATTTAACAGTTAACAGCCGAAATCGAATTATATTTGTATTAATCGTTTTTATATAATATTTATCTAAACGTTAATTTAAATTTGTCAAATAAGAGAGAAAAAGTTAAAAATATTTACAATCATTCACGAACAAGTAAGAGTATCTAGACGTAAATTTTTCCATACTCAGAAATATATCTTAATATATTAGGTGTGCTAATTGATTTTTTAACAAAACACTGATAATGATATAAAACTGTCTATTAGCAGAATACTATGGATTTTAGGATAGAGTGAATAATATAAGCTATGACTCTCTATGTGTTATAAAGATGAAGATAGAAGTTAATGATAAGCTAATTAAACATTTAGAAGATTTATCTTTAATTCAACTAACATCAGATGAAGAGAAAATAATAAAGGAGAGTATACAATCAATACTGAATTTTTTTGACAAAATTAATGAGCTAGACTTAAGCAATGTTGAACCATTGTTCCATCCCCTTTCTCAAGGTAAATTAAGAAAAGATGTGCCTAGAGAACCTTTAAGCAATGATGACGCTCTGAGCAATGTAAAGAGAAAGGAAAAAGGATATATCGTTGGTCCAAAAACGTATGGTGATTAGAATGATTAAAGACCTAGTAAACAGTCTAAGAAGCGGTAATTTAGATCCTACTGAATATGTTGAAAAAACATTTGAAAAAATTTACAGGCTAGAGAAAAAGGTTAATGCATTCATAACTATTAGAAACAAAGATGAAGTTTTGTACGAAGTAAAAGAAAAATTAAAGAATAATAATGGGAGACTATCTGGAATATTAATAGCTATAAAGGACAATATATCTACTAAGGGCATCAGAACTACCTGTGCTTCAAAGATGTTAGAAGACTACATACCCCCTTATGATGCAACAGTAGTAGAGAGACTAAAAATGGAAGGTGCAGTAATAATAGGCAAAACTAACATGGATGAATTTGCTATGGGATCAACAACAGAGACAAGTTATTTTGGACCAACAAGGAATCCATGGGATTTAGATAGAACCCCCGGCGGATCATCTGGAGGAAGTGGGGCGGCACTGGCTGCTGGCTACGTCGATTTAGCATTAGGAAGCGATACGGGAGGATCTATAAGAGCACCTGCAGCTTATACAGCTAGTTTTGGCTTAAAGCCTTCATATGGAACAGTCAGTAGGTACGGTTTAGTGGCTTATGCGAACAGCCTGGAACAGATAGGGCCTATGGCTAAAAACGCTGAAGATTTAGGAATACTCTATTCTATAATAGCCGGGCCAGATGATAAAGATTCTACTACCATAGAGTTTAATCCTTTAAATACTTTTGATGAAAAGAACATCAAAAAACTGAAAATAGGTGTGCTAAGTGATATTGTAGAAGCTTCTGATAAGGTTATTGTCTCAGCCATAAAAGATATTTTAAACAAAATGAGTGATGAAGGCGCTATAGTAGAGGATACTAAGCTTGGTTATGCTGAATACGCCTTGCCAGCGTACTACATTATAGCAATGTCAGAGGCTAGTTCTAATTTAGCTAGATATGATGGTGTAAGGTATGGATTTAGTAAGTATATGGAAGGTACATGGAAAGAAGTCTATGCTAAAAATAGAGGTGAGGGATTTGGCCTCGAGGTCAAGAGAAGAATATTGTTAGGTAGTTTCATACTTAGTGCGGGTTATTATGAGGAATTTTATATTAAAGCTTTAAAAGTAAGAAATTTAATCAAAAAGAGTATTGATAGTCTTTTTGAAAAATATGACATTTTAATATCGCCTACAATGCCCATCCTCCCTCCAAAGATAGGTGAGGTAATAAATGACCCAGTGAAAATGTATGCTATGGATATTAATACAGTGATAGCTAATTTATCGGCCATACCGGCATTATCGATGCCAGCTGGATTCTACAATAACCTACCTATAGGGTTGCAAATTATGGGAAAATATTTATCTGATTTAGAGATAATTGAGATAGCGTCTTATATAGAGAAGAACGTAACAAAACTATATGACTTAACCGCGACTATAAGTGCTTAAATTTTTAATCTTAACATGGTTAAGTAAACTGATATTAGCAATGCAAAGCAATATTAGAATTGACACCCTAAGCGAAATTTACAAGGAGTTGAAGAAAGAGAAATACCACATAGTCGGGACGCATAGTGCATATAAAAAATGCCATTGGACTCATGAATCACTAGTAACGAATAGGTCCTGCTATAAGGGAAAGTTTTACGGGATAGAAAGTCACAGATGTGTACAAATGACACCTACAGCTGCATGGTGCTGGTTTAGGTGTATCCATTGTTGGAGACTAGAACCAGAGGATATAGGATTAGAATGGGACGATACTAAAATGCCAGCATATGATGATCCGGAATACATAGTTGAGAGAAGTATTGAGGAACATAAGAGGGCAGTTTCTGGTTATTTTGGGAGGGAAGGTGTTAAGCTAGAAAAAGTTAAAGATGCGATGAAACCGGCTCACGTAGCAATCAGCTTGACTGGAGAGCCAACTTTATATGAGAAATTAGGTGAGTTAATTAGGGAATACCATAAGAGAGGACTAACTACATTTTTAGTGACAAGCGGAATAAGACCAGATATCTTAGCTAGCCTTGAGGAAGAACCTACTCAGCTTTTCGTATCTCTACAAGCTCCAAATGAGATCAAGCATAAAATGATAAATAGGCCAGTCGTAGCTAATTCTTGGCAATTGTTGATGAAAACCCTAGAGATACTGCCAAGTTTTAGTTCTCCAACTGTGATTAGGCTTACAATGATAAAGGGGTATAATATGAGTGATGAAGACGCTAAAGAGTTTGCAAAACTTTTCCAAATAGCTATGCCAACCTATATTGAAGTTAAAGCTTATATGCATGTTGGACCTTCCACGTATAGGTTAAGTAAGGATGCGATGCCTAGACATAATGAGATAAGAGAATTTGCAAAACTTCTCTCAAACTATACTGGCTATAAAATACTTTCAGAACACGTACCTAGTAGAATAGTGTTATTAAGTAAGTTAGATGAGCCAATTAAGATAG includes:
- the gatC gene encoding Asp-tRNA(Asn) amidotransferase subunit GatC, whose amino-acid sequence is MKIEVNDKLIKHLEDLSLIQLTSDEEKIIKESIQSILNFFDKINELDLSNVEPLFHPLSQGKLRKDVPREPLSNDDALSNVKRKEKGYIVGPKTYGD
- the twy1 gene encoding 4-demethylwyosine synthase TYW1, encoding MLAMQSNIRIDTLSEIYKELKKEKYHIVGTHSAYKKCHWTHESLVTNRSCYKGKFYGIESHRCVQMTPTAAWCWFRCIHCWRLEPEDIGLEWDDTKMPAYDDPEYIVERSIEEHKRAVSGYFGREGVKLEKVKDAMKPAHVAISLTGEPTLYEKLGELIREYHKRGLTTFLVTSGIRPDILASLEEEPTQLFVSLQAPNEIKHKMINRPVVANSWQLLMKTLEILPSFSSPTVIRLTMIKGYNMSDEDAKEFAKLFQIAMPTYIEVKAYMHVGPSTYRLSKDAMPRHNEIREFAKLLSNYTGYKILSEHVPSRIVLLSKLDEPIKIGNAWNERWDWRTVDIEDDINGEYKEAELGCTEGST
- the gatA gene encoding Asp-tRNA(Asn)/Glu-tRNA(Gln) amidotransferase subunit GatA, with the translated sequence MIKDLVNSLRSGNLDPTEYVEKTFEKIYRLEKKVNAFITIRNKDEVLYEVKEKLKNNNGRLSGILIAIKDNISTKGIRTTCASKMLEDYIPPYDATVVERLKMEGAVIIGKTNMDEFAMGSTTETSYFGPTRNPWDLDRTPGGSSGGSGAALAAGYVDLALGSDTGGSIRAPAAYTASFGLKPSYGTVSRYGLVAYANSLEQIGPMAKNAEDLGILYSIIAGPDDKDSTTIEFNPLNTFDEKNIKKLKIGVLSDIVEASDKVIVSAIKDILNKMSDEGAIVEDTKLGYAEYALPAYYIIAMSEASSNLARYDGVRYGFSKYMEGTWKEVYAKNRGEGFGLEVKRRILLGSFILSAGYYEEFYIKALKVRNLIKKSIDSLFEKYDILISPTMPILPPKIGEVINDPVKMYAMDINTVIANLSAIPALSMPAGFYNNLPIGLQIMGKYLSDLEIIEIASYIEKNVTKLYDLTATISA
- the alba1 gene encoding chromatin protein Alba1, with amino-acid sequence MSSATPTPSNVVLIGKKPVMNYVLAALTLLNQGVSEIVIKARGRAISKAVDTVEIVRNRFLPDKIEIKEIRIGSQVVTSQDGKQSRVSTIEIAIRKK
- a CDS encoding DEAD/DEAH box helicase translates to MYSRTFYIKQWIDEEDFKRLLLFSRYLGRDTNGSQFMIDLERAKRNRIKLDDIVETLESLNVKLSQEDLNKLKDNLIDARFEIVGDKIVLKPYVYLADILKNFVVKYDKANKRFIIRPMDYFDILKKLKENGLEVMGLNLAFQDFDIEFTGNLRYYQEEAIKSWVENNYRGVIALPTGAGKTIIGVKALELVRKNSIIVTFTKEQMFQWREAIIRFTKNRPEIGLYYSEEKKIRPITITTYHTAYRHISELKDKFYLLIIDEAHHLPADKFKVIAENIVAPARMGLSATPYRDDGKHEELFKIIGGVVYFKSTYELVKQGYLASYDIIQRKVKLTIDERKKYLDLLNKFKKLSNGRKVSELITLAKQGNGTAIEAMKIYNEIKKVVNFASGKIKELEEILKNEKGKILIFTQYVDQAEEIAKKFNTLLLTGKMSKEERKRVLNTFKNMSSGILVLTTVGDEGIDIPDANVGIIVTGTGSRRQFIQRLGRILRPYDGKRAKLYEIIVSGTSEEYQARRRKETEILSFDQSDELDDM